One genomic region from Zalophus californianus isolate mZalCal1 chromosome 2, mZalCal1.pri.v2, whole genome shotgun sequence encodes:
- the LOC113924780 gene encoding huntingtin-interacting protein K-like: MATEGDVELELETETSGPERPPKKPRKHDRGAADLERVTDYVEEKEIQSSNLEMAMSMIGDRRSREQKAKQEREKELAKVTIKKEDLELIMTEMEISRAVAERSLREHMGNVVEALIALTN; the protein is encoded by the coding sequence ATGGCTACTGAGGGGGATGTGGAGCTGGAGTTGGAGACCGAGACCAGCGGCCCGGAGCGGCCTCCCAAGAAGCCACGGAAGCATGACCGCGGTGCGGCGGACCTGGAGAGAGTCACTGACTACGTGGAGGAGAAGGAGATCCAGAGTTCCAACCTGGAGATGGCGATGTCCATGATTGGAGACAGACGGTCCCGGGAGCAGAAAGCCAAACAGGAGCGGGAGAAGGAACTGGCCAAAGTCACCATTAAGAAGGAAGATCTGGAGCTGATAATGACAGAGATGGAGATCTCAAGAGCAGTAGCAGAACGGAGCTTGAGGGAACACATGGGCAACGTGGTAGAGGCTCTTATTGCCCTAACCAACTGA